A single genomic interval of Pseudorca crassidens isolate mPseCra1 chromosome 19, mPseCra1.hap1, whole genome shotgun sequence harbors:
- the SP6 gene encoding transcription factor Sp6 codes for MLTAVCGSLGSQHSDAPPASPPRLDLQPLQTYQGHTSPEAGDYPSPLQPGELQSLPLGPEVDFSQGYELPGASSRVTCEDLESDSPLAPGPFSKLLQPDMSHHYESWFRPTHPGTEDGSWWDLHPGTSWMDLPHTQGALTSPGHPGALQAGLGGYVGDHQLCAQPPHPHPHHLLPAAGGQHLLGPPDGAKALEAAAPESQGLDTSLDGAARPKGSRRSVPRSSGQTVCRCPNCLEAERLGAPCGPDGGKKKHLHNCHIPGCGKAYAKTSHLKAHLRWHSGDRPFVCNWLFCGKRFTRSDELQRHLQTHTGTKKFPCAVCSRVFMRSDHLAKHMKTHEGAKEEAAGAAAGEGKAGGAEPSGGKGKREAEGSAAPSN; via the coding sequence ATGCTAACCGCCGTCTGTGGCTCTCTGGGCAGCCAGCACTCGGACGCGCCTCCCGCCTCCCCGCCGCGCCTCGACCTGCAGCCTCTCCAAACATACCAGGGCCACACGAGCCCAGAGGCCGGGGACTACCCCTCCCCGCTGCAGCCTGGAGAGCTGCAGAGCCTCCCGCTGGGCCCAGAGGTGGACTTCTCACAGGGCTATGAGctgccgggggcctcctctcGGGTAACCTGCGAGGACCTGGAAAGCGACAGTCCCTTGGCCCCGGGACCCTTTTCCAAGCTCCTGCAGCCGGACATGTCACACCATTATGAATCGTGGTTCCGGCCGACACACCCAGGCACCGAGGATGGCTCGTGGTGGGACCTTCATCCGGGTACCAGCTGGATGGACCTCCCCCACACTCAGGGCGCGCTGACCTCACCTGGCCACCCCGGGGCGCTTCAGGCTGGCTTGGGGGGCTACGTCGGAGACCACCAGCTTTGTGCCCAGCCGCCCCACCCACACCCGCACCATCTCCTCCCAGCCGCCGGAGGGCAGCACCTCCTCGGGCCTCCCGACGGGGCGAAGGCCTTGGAAGCAGCCGCCCCGGAATCCCAGGGGCTGGATACCAGTCTGGATGGGGCGGCCCGACCCAAAGGCTCCCGGCGGTCAGTACCCCGCAGCTCAGGCCAGACCGTGTGCCGCTGCCCCAACTGCCTGGAGGCGGAGCGACTGGGGGCTCCGTGCGGGCCCGATGGGGGCAAGAAGAAGCATTTGCACAATTGCCACATCCCGGGCTGTGGGAAAGCCTACGCCAAGACATCGCACCTGAAGGCACACCTGCGCTGGCACAGCGGCGACCGCCCCTTCGTGTGCAACTGGCTCTTCTGCGGCAAGCGCTTCACGCGCTCCGACGAGCTGCAGCGCCACCTCCAGACCCACACCGGCACCAAGAAGTTCCCCTGTGCAGTCTGCAGCCGAGTCTTCATGCGCAGCGACCACCTGGCCAAACACATGAAAACCCACGAGGGCGCCAAAGAGGAGGCTGCCGGGGCGGCGGCGGGAGAGGGCAAGGCCGGCGGAGCGGAGCCCTCCGGGGGCAAAGGCAAGCGCGAGGCCGAGGGCAGTGCGGCTCCCTCCAACTGA